GATAGAACTCGAAGATGGCTTTCCGTTCCGTCTCGTCACACTTCCTGAAGCGTTCCACCAACATTAGCAAGGCACAAAGACGGCACTCGTGCCACTCGCTCTGCAGCAATCCGGCCATTACCTCGAAAGGCTTGTCCTTATGCCGCTTTGCCACCAGACGGGTATTCGGAACCACTACGCCCAAAAATCTGTCGCCTTCGCCATACTGCCCCTTCCCTGTCTTGAAAAAACGGGGAAGATATTCTCTTTTTACCGGATCGATATACGCTTCCAGCTCACACCGGATGACGGCGATTGCCTCGGCCGTTTCTTCCGTTGAAATCGGGGTATTATGCATCTCCTCCCCGGCTTTTCCTCTTTCCTTTGTCATTATTCACAGCTTGATTTACACATACTTGTGCCTTGATGCAGGCGGACAAAAATACGACAAATCTATCGGAACTATGAAAAGTTATCTCTAATTTTGCAACCGTTATTCCAAATCTTTAAAACCATACGCTATGCATAAAGCTTTTTTAGGAGCACTCTGCTTCATGTCTCTTGCCCTGTCCCTGCACGCCCAGTCTCCCCGCGAGAAGGGATTGCAAAGTATCAACCGCGCTTCGGCCCAAGCCGTCGTGGAATTTCTGGCCGACGACGAACTGCAAGGACGCGAGGCGGGTATGCACGGTTCGCGGGTAGCTGCCCGCTACATAGTGTCGTGCCTCAAGGAAGCGGGAATAGCCCCGTTGGACAAGGACGGCTACTACCAGCCCTTCGAGGCATGCAGCAAGGAGAGGCAACAGCGGGGACGCTGGCAGGTGCACCCCGACTCCATCGCTGCCCTGAAGCAAGGCACTTACCGTTCGCTCCCGATGAGCAACGTGTTAGGATTCATCCCCGGCGAACGTGCCGACGAGTATGTCATCGTAGGCGCCCACTTCGACCATCTGGGCATAGATGAAACGCTGGCAAACGACCGGATATACAATGGTGCGGACGACAACGCTTCAGGCGTCTCTGCCGTGTTGCAGATAGCACGCGCCTTCACGGCTACCGGAAAAAGACCGTTGAGAAATGTCATCTTCGCCTTTTGGGACGGAGAAGAAAAAGGCTTGCTCGGCTCAAAGCACTTCGTACAGAACTTCCCCGCCGTGGATCGGATAAAAGGGTATCTCAACTTCGACATGATAGGGCGCAACAACAAGCCCGAACAACCGCAGCATGTGGTCTATTTCTATACCGCCTCCCACCCCGCCTTCGGTGATTGGCTGAAGCAGGACATCATGCGATATAAATTACGGTTGCAACCCGACTACCGCGCCTGGGACCGCCCCGTGGGCGGAAGCGACAACGCTTCTTTCGCCATGCACGACATCCCTGTCATCTGGTATCACACCGACGGACATCCCGATTATCACCAGCCGTCGGACCACGCCGACCGCCTGAACTGGGAAAAGGTTGTAGAAATCACCAAGGCGTCTTTCCTCAACGCATGGAACCTTGCCAACGAAAGCCAATATTAATCCGCAAGAAACAAAACATCAAGAATACATGGTTTTAAATTACATCTGGGTAGCATTCTTCGTAATAGCCTTCATCGTGGCTCTCTGCCGGCTCATCTTCGCGGGAGACACGGAGATATTCACGCAACTTGTCAACTCCACCTTCGACTCTTCAAAGGCAGCGTTCGAGATCTCCTTAGGCCTGACGGGAATACTCGCCCTCTGGTTGGGCGTGATGAAGATCGGCGAGAACAGCGGCATGATCAATGCACTTTCGCGGTGGCTGAGCCCGGTATTCTGCCGCCTCTTTCCAGAAATACCCAAGGGACATCCGGCAATGGGTTCCATCTTCATGAACCTGTCGGCCAATATGTTAGGACTGGATAATGCCGCTACTCCGATGGGACTGAAAGCCATGAAGGAACTTCAGGAGCTCAATCCGAAGAAAGATACAGCCACCAATCCGATGGTAATGTTTCTGGTGCTGAATACTTCGGGATTGATACTTATCCCCGTCAGCATCATGATGTACCGTTCACAGATGGGTGCTGCGCAACCCACGGATATCTTCATCCCGACACTGATAACTACGGCCGTCTCAACGCTTGTCGGAGTCACCGCCGTCAGCATGGCGCAACGCATCAACCTGCTGAACAAGCCCATTCTCATCCTGATTGGCTGCGTCAGCCTTTTCTTTGCCGCACTCATTTACCTGTTCAGCCGGATAAGCCGCGATGAAATGGGAGTATATTCCACCTTAGTAGCCAACATACTGCTATTCTCCATCATACTGCTGTTCATCCTTTGGGGACTATGGAAGAAAATCAATGTGTATGACGCCTTCATAGAAGGCGCCAAGGAAGGTTTCTCCACAGCCATACGCATCATCCCCTATTTGGTGGCTTTCCT
Above is a window of Bacteroides helcogenes P 36-108 DNA encoding:
- a CDS encoding M28 family metallopeptidase, with translation MHKAFLGALCFMSLALSLHAQSPREKGLQSINRASAQAVVEFLADDELQGREAGMHGSRVAARYIVSCLKEAGIAPLDKDGYYQPFEACSKERQQRGRWQVHPDSIAALKQGTYRSLPMSNVLGFIPGERADEYVIVGAHFDHLGIDETLANDRIYNGADDNASGVSAVLQIARAFTATGKRPLRNVIFAFWDGEEKGLLGSKHFVQNFPAVDRIKGYLNFDMIGRNNKPEQPQHVVYFYTASHPAFGDWLKQDIMRYKLRLQPDYRAWDRPVGGSDNASFAMHDIPVIWYHTDGHPDYHQPSDHADRLNWEKVVEITKASFLNAWNLANESQY
- a CDS encoding nucleoside recognition domain-containing protein encodes the protein MVLNYIWVAFFVIAFIVALCRLIFAGDTEIFTQLVNSTFDSSKAAFEISLGLTGILALWLGVMKIGENSGMINALSRWLSPVFCRLFPEIPKGHPAMGSIFMNLSANMLGLDNAATPMGLKAMKELQELNPKKDTATNPMVMFLVLNTSGLILIPVSIMMYRSQMGAAQPTDIFIPTLITTAVSTLVGVTAVSMAQRINLLNKPILILIGCVSLFFAALIYLFSRISRDEMGVYSTLVANILLFSIILLFILWGLWKKINVYDAFIEGAKEGFSTAIRIIPYLVAFLVGIAVFRTSGAMDILVGGIGHVAGLFGLDTGFVGALPTALMKSLSGSGANGLMIDTMKQYGADSFVGRMSCVARGASDTTFYILAVYFGSVGITKTRNAVTCGLIADFSGIIAAIIISYMFFF